Below is a genomic region from Isosphaeraceae bacterium EP7.
TCATAGACCTTCATCAGGCGGACGAGGTGGCGGATTCGTTTCACGTCGGGTGATTCGGGTCGATCCGTCGGGTTTTCCGCCATGGCAAGCGAGACTCCGGGGGCACTGGCGACTGCGGCGAGGGCGGCCTCGGCCTTGTGGCAGGGGCGGCCGAGAGACGAATGAGAGAGTATCGGTCAGAGGCGGGTCGAGTCGATCGACTTCGGCAGGGAGGTCAGAACTTCGTGTCCGTCGGGTCTGATGAGGATGTCGTCTTCGATCCGGACACCCCCCCATCCCGGGAGGTAGACGCCGGGCTCGACGGTGACGACCATCCCCGGCTGAAGGATCACGCCGGACTCGCGGTTCATCCTCGGCTCTTCGTGGATGTCGAGCCCGAAGCCGTGTCCCAGGCCGTGAGTGAAGGCCGGGCCGAAGCCCGACCCGTCCAGCGATCCTCTGGCGACGGCGTCGATCTCGGAGGCGGTCGTGCCCGGCCTGATCGCGTCGATGGCCCTCTGCTGGGCCTTCAGGACCGCCCCGTAAACCGCTTCGAATTTCGGCCAGACCTTACCGATGACGACCATCCGAGTCAAGTCGCTTTTGTACCCGCGGGTGCTCGCGCCCCAATCCACGAGTACAAATTCGTCGGGGCCAACCTGGCGTTCCGCCGAGGGCCTGGCGTGCGGCAACGCGGCGTTCTCGCCGGCGGCAACGATCGGGGGGAAGGCCGCTCCGTCGGCGCCGGAGCACCTCAGGGAGCCTTCGAGCAGGTCGGCCGCGTCCTTCTCGGACTGGCCGACCTGGAGGCCGGCGCGGAATAAGAGGAAGGCACGCTCGGCCTGATCGACGGCGCGGCGAATCTCGTCGATCTCCGCATCATCCTTGACCATCCGCAGCCCTTCGACCAGCCCGTCGACGGCGACGAGTTCGATTCCGGGTGCATTCTCGGATAGCTTCCGGTGCTGAGCGACGGTGAGGGAGGCCGGCTCAAAGCCGAGCGATTGAACGCCGAGCTTGGCCGCGACCTCGCCGATTCCCGCTGCGAGGGGCTGGCCGATCGGCCGGATGTGGGCCTCGACGTCGGGGCATTCGCCGGAAAGTTGGGTGGTGTAGCGGCCATCGGAGATGGCCAGGACGCGGCCTGGCAGCACGAGCAAGGCCGTGGCATCGCCGGTGAAGCCGGTGAGGTAGCGGACGTTGGTCTCGGACGTGATGAGCAGTGCGTGGACGTGGACGTCCGTCGCCATCCACGTGGCACGAAGCCGCTCTCTCCGCCCCGCCTCGCGATCCGCCATGCGTCCGTGCCCGCTTCTTGAGATCTCGACTCGCCCCAAGGCGTTGCGCTAACAGTTACCAGACCCGGCGCCCCGGGGCAATCGAACAGGTCAGCGATATTGGTTCAGCAGGGCGCGGACTTGCTCAGGATCGGGGATTCCCGCGACGTCGATCTCGACTCCACTCTGGCCCGAGCTGGAGATGCCGACCGAGCCGACACCCAGGATGCGCTGGAAGAAGGACTGGTTGAGCTGGATGTTGCGGACATCTTCGTTGCGGATGTCGCTGAGCCGCTTGGAGAGGATGCCGGTGCGCAGGACCGTCCGGCGATTGGTAACCGTGAGGGTGGTCCCCTGGCAGTGCAGCCACCAGCAGAGCAGGATCAGGAAGCCGACCCCGAACAGCGGGACCAGGAGCAGGCAGACGACGTAATCGATGGGCCGGTTGCGAAACATTGACGGGTGGGCGTTGTAGAGGACGACCTCCTCGTCGAAATCGAGGCCGGAAACCAGGGCGGGCTTGGTGGCGAGCATAGCGTGCGAGTCTCCCGGACGGGTGGGGCCCCGGGGAAGATTCGCACGCCACGCCCGATTCTTGGATCAGAGGCTCAGCCGGTGGCGCCCAGCACCATCCGCTCGACGGCCCCTCGGGCGAGCTGGATGAGGAACTCGCCGTAGGCCAGGCCCGCGGCTTCCAGGGCTTTCGCCAGGCCGCCGTGGGGGCCGAGGTCGGGGTTGGGGTTCACTTCCAGGAGGACCGACCGCCCATCCGGACGTAGACGAACGTCCATCGTCGCGTAATCTCTGCATCCGACCGCGTAGAATGCCCGCTCGGCGAGGTGATTCAGGCGTAAGGCGAGTTCGGGTTCGAGGTCCGCGACCGAGTGGCTCAGGCCCCGGCCCTCGGCCCATTTCCGGTCATAGGTCACGATGGGCCAGGAGTCGCCCTCGAAATGGATCTCGGTCGGGGGGAGCATGGTGAGGCCGGGGGCCTCGATGACGTGGAGCTGGAACTCGCGGCCGGCGATGTATTCTTCGATCAGAACCGGGGCGCCGTACTCGGCCAGCAGCAGGGCGACGCGGTCGCGGAGCTGCTCGTCGGTCCGGACGACCGAGCCGTCGTCGATCCCCTGGCTGCTGTCCCTGAGGGCGGGCTTGACGATCACGGGCCAGCGGTCGAGGGACTCGACAAGGGGCAGCTCGCTGACGATCAGGCCGTCGGGCACGTCGATCCGGGCACGCCTGGCGAGCCGCTTGGTCCGGTCCTTGTCGCGGCCGGCCCGCAGCGCCGTGGCGGGCGAACCGGTGAAGGCGACGCCCGAACGCTCCAGGATGGTGGCGACGCGGGCCTCGGAATGGGGCTCATCCAGCATCCGCTCGTACAGGTTCACGACAACGTCGGGTCGGCGCGACCTGAGGGCCTCCACCAGCACCGAGAGGTCGTGCCCCACCTCGAGGCATTCGACCTGCATGCCGGCGCCCTTGAGCGTCTCGGCGACCGCACGCACCGCCGGGATGTTGCCGCGCTCGGAGGCGGACTCGGGGTGCGACTCGGGAAGGATCATCGCGTTGTGCAAGACGAGCAGTCGCATCGATGCCCTCGAACAGGACGCGAAACGAGCCGACCCTCGCGGGCCGGTCTGCCAGACCCGTGTCTATCGGCGATCGCCTTCGTCGAACTTTCACGATCGGGAAATTGCGTCACCATCGACGTCGTCGCCATGCGGGCTGGTCCGGTCATCCGCCGGGAACTCATCGCCGTCGATGAACACGGGGGGCGGGTCGCGGTCGATCCTGGGCGGCGGTGGTCTTCGCTGATAATTCCGCATCAAGGCCAGAATCAGGACCAGGGCTGCGCCGCCACCAACCGCCCAATCAAGCGAGATCGGCCGCGGCGGAGGACGCACATCCACTTTTGAAGGCGCGATCACCTCAGGTACGCCCGGCCCGACGATCAGCGGCGCCAGCCTGGGGACGTCCGTCGCGCGATACTCGATCTTCTTCAGATAAACACCGACGAAGGAAACCCTGGACCCGATCTTCGGGCTGGCCTCGGGGCTGAGCAGGCAGATTGGATCGCCGGAACCGGTGGTCAGCCAGACTTCCACGAGCGCGGGCAGCTGGCCCGCGGCCCCCTGGTGAAAGAGTCGCCGGACTTCTCCCTCGACGCGCACTCGCTTCCCGAGGAACGACTCCGGGTGGTCCCATAGGTCGCGGAAGCTTGCCGTCCTGGGCGGATCGGTCGCCGCCCCGGGCTGCAAGGCCGCGTGTAGCCCGGCGATGTCGGCCAGGGTCAGCGGGCCGTCTTCCGCCAGGCAGGCGGTGCCAATCAGGAGGGTCAGGGCGACGAATAGCCGGCCGTCCCGTGGTTTCATGGCGTGGCCGTCGACGCGTTGGTGCCCGAGGGGTCGGCCAGCCGGATCGCGGCGGCCCCGGCCTTGCTGCAGACGGCGATCAGCTTCGCGGCGAATTCGTACCGCAGGCGGTCGTCGGCGGCGATACGGACACGCAGGGGGCGGTCGCCCAGGAGCTTGGAGTACCGTGTAAGCCGATCGCCCAGGCCGTCGATATCTGGGACGGGGGCGTCGCCCAGCTTGAGGGCTTTCAGGTCGCCCAGGTCGTCGGCCTCGACGCGGAGCAGGAGGTCGTTTTCCAGGTCCGAGTCGATGCGGGGGGTGCTCGAGCGTGCCTGGCCGCCGGGCAGGCTCGGCAGCACGGCGGGGGCCGCGGGCAGATACATGTCGAGCCTCGTCTCCAGGGTGGGGGCCTGGAACGTCAGCACGAAGAAGGCCAGGAGCTGGAAGGCCATGTCGAGCATCGGGGTCACGGGGAACATGACCTCCTTGTGCTCGGTCAGGCGTTGCCGCATGGCCCGGCTCATGATTTGGGCTCCCGCGTCAGCACGATCAGGCTGAAGTGGGCGAACCCTCGCTCTTGCGCCGCCTGCAACGTCTTACGCACCGATCCGTAAGGGGCATCCTTGTCGGCGCGGATCACGACCAGGGTGGGCAGCTCGGCCACCGGCCCGGCCGGGGCGAAATCGGCGCCGGTCGGCCCTCGCTTGCGGTCGGCCAGAAGTTCCTGCCCCTCTCGCCTGAGCTTGGCCTGGGCGTCCCACCAGCGCGCGGCGCTCGCCTCGTCGACCGCCTCGTCGTCAACGAGCAGCCGCCCCCGGGCGTCGATGGCGGCGCTCAGACGATCGATGCCCAGCTCGCCGCCGGGCAAGGCCGCCGCGGCCACGGGCAGGCGCACGCGCTTGGTCTCCCCTTCCAGCTTGGTGCCGAAGTGGATCAGCATCATGAAGAAGGTGATGAGCTGGAGCACCACGTCCAGGAGCGGAGTCAGGTTCAGCTCGAACCCGCCGCCCCCCCTCCGAGTCCGGCGTCTCATCCGTCACCCCCCTGTTTGTCGGCCGGCGAGGCGCGGACCATCGGTCAGGCTTCCGGCTTGGGCAGGGTCGATGCCGTCGACGACGCGGTTGCCGACGACGATGCCGCGGAGTTGGCCGTCGGAACCAGGGGAGGTCGCTGCGGGCTGATCGGCGGCAGCCCGGTCCCCGCCTGCATCTGGGGGTGGAGCGCCCGCAGGCCCGGCGTGAACAGCTCGAGCAAGCTCTCGGCCGCCAGGGCCACTTCCAGCGAGATGCGCGCGATCCGGTTGCGGTACAGCGCGTGGAAGTAGATGGCCGGGATCGAGATGGCGATGCCTTCCAGGGTGGCGAACAGGGCCGTCGAGATCCCCGCCGCCAGGGCGCTCGCCTGGGGCGACGAGCCCGCCGTGGCGATCACGCGGAAGCTGAGGATCATCCCGTAAACCGTCCCCACCAGCCCGATCATCGGGCCCAGCGTGCCGACCGTCGCCAGGTAGGTGGTCCTGTGCTCCATCGCCATGCTCATGTCGTCGTTGGACAGCTCCATCGCCCGCTGGGCTTGCGCCGCACCCGACGGCAACTTGCGCACCCCCGCGGCCAGCACCCGAGCGAAGAACGAGTCGTCGCCTGTCAGCCTGGAATAGGCCTCGGTGTATTGCTTCCGGCCGAGCAGCTCGGTCAGGTCGTCGACCAGCCTCGGCGGCATGGCGACGACGCGGCGGAAGTGGAACGCCATCCAGGCGATCAGGGCCACCAGGTAGAACGACATCAAGAGGATGATGATGCCGATCCAGCCCGAGGCTTCGAACATCCACTTCAGGAAGTTCTGGGTCGTCTCGGCGTCGGCCTGCTCGACGACCTCCTGGGCCACCGCCCCACGCGCGACCGCCAGGATGAGCAGGGCAAGGCAGAAGCCCTTGACGTTCAGGCCGAGCAACGGGCGTCTGCGGGACCTCGGCATGGAAACGCCTCTCCAACTGAGAATCGGCACGTCGCGGCCGGCTGCGAAGGGCACACGGCCGACCCCGTCGCCCGCCCGGTTCACACTATCCGATCGGCCCCCGGCCCACAATCCGGGCCGCAGCCCCTTGCGCCGCGGGCACCTCGGGACGCAGAAGTCAGCGTCAGGCGGGACCAGGACGGCTCGGCGTGGAGTCCACTCGTCGCGAGGTGAGGCGGCCAGCGTCGCGATCGGTGGACAGGCGTTTCGAGCGTCGATACACTGATCGGGATTCGACGACGGCCGGCCCTCGCTCCCCGGCGGGCCGGACCCGGGCCGATCGTCGGCGCTTCCATCGACGAGCGAACGAACCAAGGACGTCCCACGGATGGCCAGCACGGACATCGTGATCCGAGGCGCACGCGAGCACAACCTCCGCGACGTCGCCCTCGACCTCCCGCGCGGCAAACTCATCTGCTTCACCGGCGTCAGCGGCTCGGGCAAAAGCTCCCTCGCCTTCGACACCCTCTATGCCGAGGGCCAGCGCCGCTACGTCGAGAGCCTCTCCAGCTACGCACGCCAGTTCCTCGGCCAGATGCCCAAGCCCGAGGTCGACAAGATCGACGGGCTCTCCCCCTCGATCTCGATCCAGCAGAAGACCGGCGGCCGCAACCCCAGGTCGACCGTCGGCACCATCACCGAGATCAACGACTACCTCCGCGTCCTGTTCGCCCGCGTCGGCCAGGTCTCCTGCCCTCGCTGCAAGACGCCCGTCGCGGCCCAGACCCGCGAGCAGATCGTCGAGCGCATCGCGGCCATGCCCGCGGGGACGTCCTACTCGATCCTGGCCCCGGTCATCCGCGGCCAGAAGGGCGAATACAAGGACCTGTTCGCCGACCTCGCCCGATCGGGCTACATGCGGGCCCGCGTCAACGGCCAGATCATCAACCTCTCCGACGCCCCCAAGCTCGACCGCTACACGAAGCACTCCATCGAGGTCGTCGTCGACCGCCTGAAGGCCGGCCCGTCCAATCGTTCGAGGCTCGCCGAGGCCGTCGAGGCGTCGCTCAAGCTGGGCGACGGCACCCTGATCCTCGCGGTCGAGGAGCAGGCCGACCAGCTCATGTCGTCGAAGTATGCCTGCCCCACCTGCGGGCTCGGCTTCGAGGAGCCCAGCCCGCAGCTCTTCAGCTTCAACAGCCCGCAGGGGATGTGCCCCGGCTGCGACGGGCTCGGCGAGCGCAATGACTTCGACATCGACCTGATCGTCCCCAACCCCAAGCTCTCCGTCTGGAAGGGGGCCATCGAGCCCTTCGGCGCGGTCGGCAAAATCAAGGGAACCTGGCGCAGGCACCTGTTCGAAGGGGTCGCGGCCAACTACGAGTCCGACCCCGACGGGCCCCCCGCGGGCACGATGCTCAAAGGTCCCTGGGCCGATCTCAGCCCCCAAATGCGCCACGTCTGGCTCTACGGCTCGGGCGATCGGCTCATCGTCCAGCACCTGGTGAACAAGGGCAAGCACCTCGCCCACGCCGAGCCCTGGCCGGGCATCGCCGTCGAGCTGATGGCCAAGTACCGGTCCTACAAGACGG
It encodes:
- a CDS encoding Xaa-Pro peptidase family protein; the encoded protein is MADREAGRRERLRATWMATDVHVHALLITSETNVRYLTGFTGDATALLVLPGRVLAISDGRYTTQLSGECPDVEAHIRPIGQPLAAGIGEVAAKLGVQSLGFEPASLTVAQHRKLSENAPGIELVAVDGLVEGLRMVKDDAEIDEIRRAVDQAERAFLLFRAGLQVGQSEKDAADLLEGSLRCSGADGAAFPPIVAAGENAALPHARPSAERQVGPDEFVLVDWGASTRGYKSDLTRMVVIGKVWPKFEAVYGAVLKAQQRAIDAIRPGTTASEIDAVARGSLDGSGFGPAFTHGLGHGFGLDIHEEPRMNRESGVILQPGMVVTVEPGVYLPGWGGVRIEDDILIRPDGHEVLTSLPKSIDSTRL
- a CDS encoding PH domain-containing protein; the encoded protein is MLATKPALVSGLDFDEEVVLYNAHPSMFRNRPIDYVVCLLLVPLFGVGFLILLCWWLHCQGTTLTVTNRRTVLRTGILSKRLSDIRNEDVRNIQLNQSFFQRILGVGSVGISSSGQSGVEIDVAGIPDPEQVRALLNQYR
- a CDS encoding biopolymer transporter ExbD; translated protein: MSRAMRQRLTEHKEVMFPVTPMLDMAFQLLAFFVLTFQAPTLETRLDMYLPAAPAVLPSLPGGQARSSTPRIDSDLENDLLLRVEADDLGDLKALKLGDAPVPDIDGLGDRLTRYSKLLGDRPLRVRIAADDRLRYEFAAKLIAVCSKAGAAAIRLADPSGTNASTATP
- a CDS encoding biopolymer transporter ExbD, with translation MRRRTRRGGGGFELNLTPLLDVVLQLITFFMMLIHFGTKLEGETKRVRLPVAAAALPGGELGIDRLSAAIDARGRLLVDDEAVDEASAARWWDAQAKLRREGQELLADRKRGPTGADFAPAGPVAELPTLVVIRADKDAPYGSVRKTLQAAQERGFAHFSLIVLTREPKS
- a CDS encoding MotA/TolQ/ExbB proton channel family protein, which codes for MPRSRRRPLLGLNVKGFCLALLILAVARGAVAQEVVEQADAETTQNFLKWMFEASGWIGIIILLMSFYLVALIAWMAFHFRRVVAMPPRLVDDLTELLGRKQYTEAYSRLTGDDSFFARVLAAGVRKLPSGAAQAQRAMELSNDDMSMAMEHRTTYLATVGTLGPMIGLVGTVYGMILSFRVIATAGSSPQASALAAGISTALFATLEGIAISIPAIYFHALYRNRIARISLEVALAAESLLELFTPGLRALHPQMQAGTGLPPISPQRPPLVPTANSAASSSATASSTASTLPKPEA